A portion of the Acidisarcina polymorpha genome contains these proteins:
- a CDS encoding branched-chain amino acid transaminase has translation MPIQPTANIWHNGTLIPWEKAQIHVMSHVIHYGSSVFEGIRCYSQPQGAAIFRLPEHMQRLLDSAKIYRMDLPYSLDQLCTGVVDLVEANEIAPCYIRPIALRGYGEIGVNPKGSPIDVYVANFPWGKYVPGDDGADVCISSWNRAAPNTLPSLAKAGGGYLNSQLIRMEADVNGYVEGIALDVNGYLSEGSGENLFLVRNGVIYTTPLTNSVLSGITRDSILTLARHLGIPVIEQAMPRELLYIADEVFFTGTAAEVTPIRSVDRILVADGGTGPITRQLGDEFFGIANGLRPDRFGWLTPVKVNADQPVGV, from the coding sequence ATGCCCATTCAGCCCACTGCGAATATCTGGCATAACGGAACGTTGATCCCTTGGGAGAAGGCCCAGATTCACGTCATGAGCCACGTCATCCACTATGGCTCCTCGGTCTTTGAAGGAATTCGATGCTATTCCCAGCCCCAGGGCGCCGCCATTTTCCGGCTTCCCGAGCACATGCAGCGGCTGCTGGACTCGGCCAAGATCTACCGCATGGATCTACCCTACTCGCTCGATCAGCTCTGTACCGGTGTCGTCGATCTGGTAGAGGCGAACGAGATCGCTCCCTGCTATATTCGCCCGATTGCGCTGCGCGGGTATGGGGAGATTGGCGTCAATCCAAAGGGCTCTCCGATCGATGTCTATGTCGCCAACTTTCCCTGGGGAAAGTACGTGCCCGGCGACGATGGCGCTGACGTCTGCATCTCCTCCTGGAATCGGGCTGCTCCGAACACGCTGCCCTCGCTCGCCAAGGCGGGTGGCGGTTATTTGAACTCTCAGCTGATCCGCATGGAAGCTGATGTCAATGGATACGTTGAGGGCATCGCACTTGATGTCAACGGATACCTCTCCGAGGGTTCCGGCGAAAACCTCTTTCTGGTCCGCAATGGCGTCATCTACACCACGCCACTGACCAACTCGGTGCTCTCAGGGATCACCCGTGACTCTATCTTGACATTGGCCCGCCACCTCGGCATCCCGGTCATCGAGCAGGCAATGCCTCGCGAGTTGCTCTACATCGCCGACGAAGTCTTCTTTACCGGGACCGCGGCCGAAGTGACGCCGATCCGTTCGGTCGACCGCATTCTCGTCGCTGACGGAGGAACGGGACCGATCACTCGCCAGCTTGGGGATGAGTTCTTCGGCATCGCCAACGGACTTCGCCCGGACCGCTTCGGCTGGCTCACCCCTGTCAAAGTGAACGCGGACCAGCCCGTCGGCGTCTAG
- a CDS encoding DUF3466 family protein, with the protein MFSTTHFTRTIMRSTCVVLWSLGASSALTHCLGQSAPPRYKVLDLGPSLVRTLVDTPGLNARGDVALWRSTNGNDIQAFLLQTTHAVEIPGLRDFPLVFPADISNDETVVGLVQASGDMRFTRAFRWKPGQHPEILPPLNGKASDATANNAAGEIVGEAQVSGGAYHAVLWHNRTPVDLGVLAAGDYSKARDINNRSTVVGEANTTPNGKLHAFVWEKASSKMRQLPDPPGSTFCSAQAINDSGEVIGSCDLAHGIAHGVLWRDEKVVDLGSVGEDADDSVSTALDINIHTQIVGSSEIADGKQRAFLWEHGTLQNLNEMIPPHSGWLLLVASRINDAGEILGRGYYRDGIHSFLLLPQVSSAALRATSLAPKE; encoded by the coding sequence ATGTTCAGCACTACTCATTTTACCCGCACCATAATGCGGTCCACGTGTGTTGTGCTCTGGTCGCTAGGTGCGTCTTCGGCCTTGACCCACTGTTTAGGTCAGAGCGCGCCTCCCAGGTACAAAGTTCTCGATTTGGGTCCGTCACTGGTCCGTACTCTTGTCGATACACCCGGATTAAATGCGCGGGGTGATGTTGCTTTGTGGCGATCCACCAACGGAAATGATATCCAGGCGTTCCTCCTGCAAACCACACATGCAGTGGAGATCCCCGGCCTGCGCGACTTTCCCCTCGTCTTTCCCGCGGACATCAGCAATGACGAAACGGTAGTGGGTCTGGTGCAAGCGTCTGGAGATATGCGCTTCACTCGCGCCTTTCGCTGGAAGCCGGGACAGCATCCCGAGATTCTGCCTCCCCTGAATGGCAAAGCTTCCGACGCGACCGCAAACAATGCAGCGGGAGAGATTGTAGGTGAAGCACAGGTTAGCGGTGGCGCCTATCACGCCGTCCTTTGGCATAATCGTACGCCGGTGGATTTGGGCGTTTTAGCCGCGGGCGATTACAGCAAAGCCCGCGATATCAATAACCGGAGCACCGTTGTTGGCGAGGCGAACACCACGCCCAACGGTAAACTCCACGCCTTTGTGTGGGAGAAAGCATCCAGCAAAATGCGGCAGCTGCCAGACCCGCCGGGTAGCACGTTCTGTTCCGCTCAAGCCATCAATGACAGTGGTGAAGTGATTGGATCATGCGATTTGGCCCATGGCATTGCCCACGGAGTTTTGTGGAGGGATGAAAAAGTCGTCGATCTCGGTTCCGTCGGCGAAGATGCAGATGATTCGGTCAGTACTGCGCTTGATATCAATATCCACACGCAGATTGTCGGAAGCTCTGAAATCGCGGATGGTAAGCAACGGGCTTTCTTGTGGGAGCACGGAACACTCCAGAATCTCAATGAGATGATTCCTCCGCATTCCGGTTGGCTATTGCTGGTTGCGTCGCGCATCAACGACGCTGGAGAAATTCTGGGCCGAGGATATTACCGCGACGGCATCCACTCGTTTCTTCTTCTTCCGCAGGTTTCTTCAGCGGCGCTTCGAGCTACCTCCTTGGCTCCGAAGGAGTGA
- a CDS encoding winged helix-turn-helix domain-containing protein: MRFAPSQHSGPPSPHRIYRIYRFGRFELQTRSGELLRNGHRIRLQEQPRRILSVLLENAGDLVERDQLHQSLWPADTFVDFDIGLNAAMRKLRIALDERIKNPLFIETLSRRGYRFIAPVAVFEVDAAQQPPQLFPAGAWLAAVESANTRSTIAPRAISPR, translated from the coding sequence ATGAGGTTTGCTCCATCTCAGCACTCCGGACCGCCTTCTCCGCACCGCATCTATCGGATCTATCGCTTCGGGCGCTTCGAGTTGCAAACTCGTTCCGGCGAGTTGCTTCGAAATGGGCATCGGATCCGTTTACAGGAGCAGCCTCGACGCATTCTCTCCGTGCTTCTGGAGAATGCCGGAGATCTGGTGGAACGCGACCAACTGCACCAGTCGCTATGGCCCGCGGACACCTTTGTCGATTTCGATATCGGGCTCAACGCAGCAATGCGCAAGCTCCGCATCGCCCTCGATGAGCGAATCAAGAATCCTCTCTTCATCGAGACTCTTTCCCGTCGCGGCTACCGGTTTATAGCACCGGTCGCTGTCTTCGAAGTGGACGCGGCTCAACAGCCTCCACAGCTGTTCCCCGCCGGAGCCTGGCTGGCAGCGGTTGAATCGGCGAACACGCGCTCCACGATTGCGCCGCGAGCTATCTCTCCACGTTGA